From one Caldithrix abyssi DSM 13497 genomic stretch:
- a CDS encoding IS1634 family transposase, producing MFIKEVTKKNKGYDKTFVYHQLVESYRTEKGPRQRKLLNLGKLTIPKDQWKTLANRIEEIISGQTSLIEVDEQIEQLAQRYASLLIQNKLKQEKVEKKESPQETETIFTGSVKFRDARSIGGEYISLMMLRKLKFNELLKKLGFKEKDIKLAELLIVGRLVHPSSEWATLRWVKKQSAIDELLELDLSRLSHNKLYRITDQLLEHKDKIENGLVEQERLLFSLQEKIILYDLTNTYFESSRTSELKARGRSKDKRHDMPLVTLGLVLDEDGFPKESRLFSGNVSEPETLSKILDTIGGKVRKLIILDAGIATEENLQLITKRGHDYLVVSRSKPEIEIEENAFKEINHDQRHKVEAYLYRKDKELYLYCRSASRQKKEEAIRQFHQQRFEAELKYAAESLHKKRGTKKYPKVLERIGRIKERHAKVAYFYDITVEHHNGIVTEISWKIKDEQKMDDRFSGTYYLRTSRLDLTDREIWQLYISLTDVEDGFRSLKSELGLRPNFHQKDKRIEGHIFISILAFHVLISLQKQLHDAGVYHRWTTIRELLSVQQRVSVEMKTQKGDLLVIRDTTEPEAIHYLMAQAFKIKPKPLGMKKIRI from the coding sequence ATGTTTATTAAAGAAGTCACAAAAAAGAATAAAGGGTACGATAAAACCTTCGTTTACCATCAATTGGTCGAATCCTATCGTACTGAAAAAGGCCCAAGACAAAGAAAATTGCTCAACCTGGGCAAGCTTACCATTCCTAAAGACCAATGGAAAACACTTGCCAATCGCATCGAAGAGATCATAAGCGGACAAACTTCACTGATCGAAGTGGATGAGCAAATTGAACAATTAGCCCAGCGCTATGCCTCGCTTTTAATTCAAAACAAACTAAAACAAGAAAAGGTAGAAAAAAAAGAAAGCCCACAGGAAACCGAGACCATTTTTACGGGCTCTGTCAAATTCAGAGATGCTCGCAGTATAGGAGGCGAATACATCAGTTTGATGATGTTAAGAAAGCTTAAGTTCAATGAACTTTTAAAAAAGCTGGGCTTTAAGGAGAAGGATATTAAACTGGCCGAACTGTTGATCGTTGGGCGCCTGGTGCACCCCTCAAGCGAATGGGCGACCTTACGCTGGGTCAAAAAGCAAAGCGCCATCGATGAGCTTTTAGAGTTAGACCTTTCAAGACTTTCTCACAATAAACTTTATCGAATTACGGATCAATTATTAGAACATAAGGACAAAATCGAGAATGGTTTAGTAGAGCAAGAGCGTCTGTTATTTTCCTTGCAGGAAAAGATCATCCTGTACGATTTAACCAATACGTATTTTGAGAGTAGCCGTACCAGTGAACTCAAGGCTCGCGGACGTAGTAAAGATAAGCGTCACGATATGCCCCTGGTTACTTTAGGCCTGGTATTGGATGAGGATGGATTCCCCAAGGAGAGTCGTCTTTTCTCTGGCAATGTTTCCGAACCAGAGACTTTGTCTAAAATTCTGGATACGATAGGCGGCAAAGTCAGGAAATTGATTATTTTAGATGCCGGGATTGCCACAGAAGAGAACTTGCAACTGATCACAAAGCGTGGACACGACTATCTGGTTGTCTCACGCAGTAAACCGGAAATCGAGATCGAAGAAAATGCTTTTAAAGAGATTAATCACGATCAACGCCATAAAGTGGAAGCCTATCTTTACCGTAAGGATAAAGAGCTTTATTTATACTGTCGCAGCGCCTCAAGGCAAAAGAAAGAGGAAGCCATTCGACAATTTCATCAGCAGCGCTTTGAGGCGGAGTTGAAATATGCGGCGGAGAGTTTGCACAAGAAACGAGGCACGAAGAAATATCCCAAGGTTTTAGAACGCATTGGCCGCATAAAGGAACGTCATGCAAAGGTGGCCTATTTTTATGATATTACGGTTGAGCATCACAATGGTATCGTGACAGAGATCAGCTGGAAGATAAAAGATGAGCAAAAGATGGATGATCGATTTTCCGGCACGTATTATTTACGGACGAGTCGTCTGGATTTAACGGATCGTGAGATTTGGCAGCTCTACATCAGTTTAACGGATGTGGAGGATGGATTTCGCTCGTTGAAGAGTGAATTAGGCTTAAGGCCTAATTTTCACCAGAAGGATAAACGCATTGAAGGGCATATTTTCATTTCGATTTTAGCCTTTCATGTATTGATAAGTCTTCAAAAACAATTACATGATGCAGGCGTTTATCATCGCTGGACAACCATTCGTGAATTACTTTCCGTACAGCAGCGAGTAAGCGTGGAGATGAAAACGCAGAAAGGAGATTTATTAGTTATAAGAGATACGACCGAACCGGAGGCGATCCATTATTTAATGGCGCAGGCATTTAAGATCAAGCCCAAGCCATTAGGTATGAAAAAGATAAGAATTTAA
- a CDS encoding ISL3 family transposase: protein MKDKELFKQILGLSHPWEVSKVDLDIANEEVEIEIIYKSKKGFCPECEVEYDIYDHREKRRWRHLDTCQMKTYIVCKVPRIKCKEHGVKTIKVPWAEKSSRTTLLFERFAIELLLASKNQSKTAQFLRISFDMLHHIMSKAVERGLSRRTEEDIKYIGIDEKSMKRGHTYVSVLSDSERRRVIDVSEGRTTSSASSLINKGLTEKQKEGLKAVSMDMWKAFIKAVQKELPNASIVHDKFHIMKYLNDGVDKTRREEARKLQKSNDKTLVKSKYLFLKNPENMTDKQLSRFRKIQELNLITSQAWAAKENFKEFFRSETINDAKFFFAEWYQDIKGRSLNKMIKVAKMLIAHSDGLLNYIRYQIDNSVAEWLNGKIQEIKTVGRGFRKFENFRIAILFFLGKLDLFPQESQ, encoded by the coding sequence ATGAAAGATAAAGAATTATTTAAACAGATTTTGGGACTTTCGCATCCCTGGGAAGTGTCTAAAGTTGACTTAGATATTGCGAATGAGGAAGTAGAAATAGAGATTATCTATAAGTCAAAAAAAGGTTTTTGTCCCGAATGCGAAGTGGAATATGATATTTATGATCATCGCGAAAAACGTCGTTGGCGGCATTTGGATACATGCCAAATGAAGACCTATATTGTCTGCAAAGTTCCCCGCATTAAATGCAAGGAACACGGAGTAAAAACGATCAAAGTTCCTTGGGCAGAAAAGTCGAGTCGAACGACTTTATTATTTGAACGTTTTGCTATTGAGTTATTACTGGCCTCCAAAAACCAGAGCAAAACGGCACAATTTTTACGGATCAGCTTTGATATGCTTCATCATATAATGAGCAAAGCAGTGGAACGCGGGCTATCACGCCGAACGGAAGAGGACATTAAATATATCGGGATAGATGAGAAGAGTATGAAAAGAGGTCATACTTATGTAAGCGTATTATCCGATAGTGAAAGAAGACGTGTAATAGATGTAAGTGAAGGTCGCACAACAAGCTCTGCCAGTTCCTTAATAAACAAGGGATTAACAGAGAAACAAAAGGAGGGCCTCAAAGCGGTCAGTATGGATATGTGGAAAGCTTTTATTAAAGCTGTTCAAAAGGAGCTTCCCAATGCTTCCATAGTGCATGACAAATTTCATATAATGAAGTATTTAAATGATGGAGTGGATAAAACCAGACGAGAGGAAGCCCGTAAATTACAAAAATCTAATGATAAAACCTTAGTGAAAAGTAAATATTTATTTTTAAAGAATCCGGAAAATATGACGGACAAGCAATTATCGCGTTTCAGAAAAATTCAAGAACTTAACCTTATCACTTCCCAGGCTTGGGCGGCCAAAGAGAACTTCAAAGAATTCTTTAGGAGTGAAACAATAAATGATGCGAAATTCTTTTTTGCGGAATGGTATCAGGATATTAAGGGACGTTCTTTAAATAAAATGATTAAAGTAGCAAAAATGCTCATTGCTCATTCAGATGGCTTATTAAACTATATAAGATATCAGATAGATAATTCAGTAGCCGAATGGTTGAACGGCAAGATACAGGAGATAAAAACAGTTGGTAGAGGCTTTAGAAAATTTGAAAATTTTAGGATAGCAATACTTTTCTTTCTTGGTAAATTAGACCTTTTTCCACAGGAATCCCAGTAG
- a CDS encoding acetate--CoA ligase family protein: protein MEQPFPNKVEHLNTIFYPQSVAVVGANKVPGTVPYDMLINILHSDFQGVVYPVNPREKAIAGVKAYKYVIDIPDPVDLAVIVYPSTVCHMALEQCGQKGIKSAIIISAGFREIGGVGVEREQQLLEIAKKYDISFIGPNCLGVINTDSAVNLNASFARQMPDSGNIGFLSQSGALCTAVLDYAQARHIGFSKFVSFGNKADVSEIDLLYYLGNDPKTKVILIYLEEISDGRALMKAAEEIIRKTGKPILAIKSGRTEAGASAAASHTGSLAGSDEICDAALRQAGIIRCQNIEEMFNLATAFAYQDLPKTNRVAIITNAGGPGVLTTDAAIQEGLELARFSEETTAMFKKTLPKTANIKNPVDVIGDARADRYSIAVSQAMKDPNVDGVFVILTPQSMTDIEAIAREIVNVAGRFEKPLMASFMGEKDVAVGIDILQRNRIPHYTLPESMARSFAAAYRFYQQLQQEKEEFRPFEDVNIQLVQKILEEAKAKQRRHLSEYESTQVLAAYGLPVVESHLAKSAKEAASLAAQIGFPLVMKVMSEQVIHKSDLKAVALNIETEEEVARTFDRLINNVKERLPDAPIDGVLVRKMIPAGEEVILGLKRDVSFDGVIMFGMGGVLVEVLKDITFRIAPVAPSEAKSMIREIKGAPLLFGVRKRAPKDVAALEESIQRLSQLAVECPQIKELDINPLIVLNEGQGCFIADARIIL from the coding sequence ATGGAGCAACCTTTCCCCAATAAAGTAGAGCATCTTAACACCATCTTTTATCCCCAATCGGTTGCCGTGGTGGGCGCCAATAAAGTGCCGGGCACGGTTCCTTATGATATGTTGATTAACATTTTACATTCAGATTTTCAGGGCGTGGTTTACCCCGTCAATCCCCGAGAAAAAGCCATTGCCGGCGTTAAAGCCTACAAATACGTCATCGATATTCCCGATCCGGTAGATCTGGCCGTCATTGTTTATCCCAGCACGGTGTGCCACATGGCGCTGGAACAATGCGGTCAAAAGGGCATCAAATCGGCCATCATTATTTCGGCTGGCTTCAGGGAAATCGGCGGCGTTGGCGTTGAACGGGAACAACAGTTGCTGGAAATCGCCAAAAAGTACGACATTTCGTTCATCGGCCCTAACTGTCTGGGCGTTATCAACACCGATTCTGCCGTAAACCTGAACGCCTCGTTTGCCCGCCAGATGCCGGACAGCGGAAACATTGGTTTTCTTTCGCAGAGCGGCGCCCTGTGTACCGCGGTTCTGGATTACGCTCAGGCCCGACACATCGGCTTTTCCAAGTTTGTTAGTTTTGGAAACAAAGCCGACGTCAGTGAAATCGATCTGCTGTATTATCTGGGCAATGATCCCAAAACAAAGGTTATTTTGATCTATCTGGAAGAGATCAGCGACGGTCGGGCGTTGATGAAGGCCGCCGAAGAGATCATCCGTAAAACCGGTAAGCCTATTTTAGCGATTAAATCCGGACGGACAGAGGCCGGGGCCAGCGCGGCTGCTTCTCACACCGGATCGTTAGCCGGAAGCGATGAAATATGTGATGCGGCTCTGCGCCAGGCGGGCATTATTCGTTGTCAGAACATCGAGGAGATGTTTAATCTGGCGACCGCTTTTGCCTACCAGGACCTCCCCAAAACCAACCGTGTGGCTATCATTACCAACGCCGGCGGTCCGGGCGTTTTGACCACCGACGCCGCCATTCAGGAAGGTCTGGAACTGGCCCGCTTTTCGGAAGAGACAACCGCCATGTTCAAAAAAACATTGCCTAAAACGGCTAATATTAAAAATCCGGTGGATGTGATTGGCGATGCGCGCGCCGATCGGTACAGCATTGCGGTTTCGCAGGCCATGAAAGACCCCAATGTGGACGGCGTTTTCGTCATTTTGACGCCGCAATCCATGACCGATATAGAAGCCATTGCGCGGGAAATTGTGAATGTGGCCGGGCGTTTCGAAAAGCCGTTGATGGCTTCGTTTATGGGCGAAAAAGACGTGGCTGTGGGCATCGATATTCTGCAGCGCAACCGCATTCCTCATTACACGCTGCCGGAATCCATGGCCCGCTCCTTTGCCGCTGCTTACCGTTTTTACCAGCAATTGCAACAGGAAAAGGAGGAATTTCGTCCTTTTGAAGACGTAAACATTCAACTGGTGCAAAAAATTCTGGAAGAGGCTAAAGCCAAGCAACGCCGCCACCTTTCCGAATACGAATCCACACAGGTGCTCGCGGCCTATGGGCTTCCTGTGGTGGAAAGCCATCTGGCAAAATCAGCCAAAGAGGCGGCAAGTCTGGCGGCCCAAATCGGTTTTCCGCTGGTGATGAAGGTCATGTCGGAGCAGGTGATTCACAAGTCCGATCTGAAAGCGGTGGCGCTCAATATCGAAACGGAAGAAGAGGTAGCAAGAACGTTCGATCGGTTAATTAACAATGTAAAAGAGCGGCTGCCCGATGCGCCCATTGACGGCGTGCTGGTTCGCAAAATGATTCCAGCCGGCGAGGAAGTCATCCTGGGATTGAAGCGCGACGTCTCGTTCGACGGGGTGATTATGTTTGGCATGGGCGGCGTGCTGGTCGAAGTTTTAAAAGATATTACCTTCCGCATTGCGCCCGTGGCGCCGTCCGAAGCAAAGTCGATGATCAGAGAAATTAAAGGTGCTCCCCTGTTGTTTGGCGTGCGCAAAAGAGCGCCAAAGGATGTAGCGGCTCTGGAAGAAAGCATCCAGCGTCTGTCGCAACTGGCCGTTGAATGTCCGCAAATTAAAGAATTGGATATTAATCCCCTCATCGTCCTGAATGAAGGACAGGGGTGTTTTATCGCCGATGCGCGTATCATTCTTTAA
- the nagB gene encoding glucosamine-6-phosphate deaminase, with translation MRIIIQENYQALSKWVAYYIAQKINRFNPTPDKPYVLGLPTGSSPLGTYQELIQLYKQGKVSFENVITFNMDEYVGLPEDHPQSYHYFMWHNFFSHIDIKKENVHILDGNAPDLEKECEAYEEKIKEVGGIHLFLGGIGPDGHIAFNEPGSSLTSRTRIKTLTYDTRLANSRFFNNDINQVPKTALTVGVGTIMDAREVVIIISGYNKARALQKVVEEGVNHMWTVSMLQLHRKAMIVCDDESTMELKVGTVKYFKDIEAQALSRLPELD, from the coding sequence ATGCGCATTATCATTCAAGAAAATTATCAGGCTCTGAGCAAATGGGTGGCTTATTACATCGCTCAAAAAATCAATCGTTTTAACCCCACGCCGGATAAACCCTACGTGTTGGGGCTCCCTACCGGCTCTTCTCCGTTGGGTACGTATCAGGAATTAATTCAGCTTTACAAGCAGGGCAAGGTTTCTTTCGAAAATGTCATCACCTTTAACATGGATGAATATGTGGGCCTTCCGGAAGATCATCCTCAAAGCTACCATTATTTTATGTGGCACAACTTCTTCAGTCACATCGATATTAAAAAGGAAAATGTTCATATTCTGGATGGCAATGCTCCGGATCTGGAAAAAGAATGCGAGGCGTACGAAGAAAAAATCAAAGAGGTGGGCGGTATCCATCTTTTTCTGGGCGGCATCGGCCCGGACGGTCACATCGCTTTTAATGAGCCCGGTTCGTCGCTTACCTCGCGTACGCGTATCAAAACTTTAACCTATGATACGCGCCTGGCCAATTCCCGCTTCTTCAATAACGACATCAATCAGGTGCCCAAAACGGCCTTAACGGTGGGCGTGGGCACGATTATGGACGCCCGCGAAGTGGTCATTATTATCAGCGGTTACAATAAGGCGCGGGCTTTACAAAAAGTGGTGGAAGAGGGCGTAAACCACATGTGGACCGTTTCCATGCTGCAATTGCACCGCAAAGCTATGATTGTTTGCGATGACGAATCGACCATGGAGTTGAAAGTCGGTACGGTCAAATATTTTAAGGATATCGAAGCGCAGGCCTTAAGCCGTTTACCAGAACTCGACTAA
- a CDS encoding FAD:protein FMN transferase — translation MSVNIIVFLLLISACRQNSLIQLEGRTMGTVYHIKLIDDVNASISEKELQSAVDSLLNDINRQMSTYQPQSEISRFNRWRSTEPFKVSPEFLRVVQKALKIYRETNGAFDITVGPLVDLWGFGRKGARFEPPDSQQIARILQRVGAHQLKVCGDTALCKLNPDLEIDLGAIAKGYGVDAVSRLLKENGFTNFMVEIGGEVYASGKKGDRPWRIGVDQPQYNAPPGQMVEAVLNLENCAVATSGDYRNFFEYRGKIYSHELDPHTGWPVANGLASVTVIAPDCMTADALATAIMVMGDERGLPLINSKKGTEALILKREGEKGLKALWSKGMKNYLLQGN, via the coding sequence TTGTCTGTTAACATTATCGTTTTCTTACTTTTGATATCTGCTTGTCGGCAAAACTCCCTGATTCAGTTAGAAGGGCGCACCATGGGCACGGTTTACCACATCAAGCTGATCGACGATGTTAACGCCAGCATTTCTGAAAAAGAATTGCAGAGCGCGGTGGATTCTCTGCTAAATGATATTAATCGGCAGATGTCCACTTACCAGCCGCAAAGCGAAATTTCCCGCTTTAATCGCTGGCGCTCCACCGAACCGTTCAAGGTTTCGCCTGAATTTTTGCGTGTGGTGCAAAAGGCATTGAAAATATATCGGGAAACGAACGGCGCCTTTGATATTACGGTTGGCCCGCTGGTCGATTTATGGGGCTTTGGTCGCAAGGGAGCTCGCTTTGAACCGCCAGATTCCCAACAAATCGCCCGGATTTTACAACGAGTGGGAGCCCATCAATTGAAAGTGTGCGGAGATACGGCATTGTGTAAATTAAATCCTGATCTTGAAATAGATCTGGGCGCCATTGCCAAAGGATACGGAGTGGATGCGGTTTCCCGTCTTTTAAAAGAAAACGGCTTTACCAATTTTATGGTGGAAATCGGCGGCGAAGTTTACGCCAGCGGTAAAAAGGGGGACAGACCCTGGCGTATTGGCGTGGATCAACCGCAGTACAACGCACCACCGGGGCAAATGGTGGAGGCCGTTTTAAACCTGGAAAACTGCGCGGTGGCCACCAGCGGCGATTATCGAAATTTTTTTGAATACCGGGGTAAAATTTATTCCCACGAACTGGATCCGCATACCGGCTGGCCTGTTGCCAACGGACTGGCATCGGTTACCGTAATTGCGCCGGATTGCATGACCGCCGATGCCCTGGCCACGGCCATTATGGTGATGGGCGATGAAAGAGGGCTGCCGTTGATCAACAGTAAAAAGGGAACGGAGGCCTTGATCTTAAAGCGAGAGGGCGAAAAGGGGCTCAAAGCCCTCTGGTCTAAAGGCATGAAAAACTATCTTTTGCAAGGCAATTGA
- the acpP gene encoding acyl carrier protein → MDKNDVKARVKKVIAQVLNLDEAEIGDNANFVFDLGADSRQSLELVAAFEEEFDIEMDEDKALEVQNVADAVEFIAQYLD, encoded by the coding sequence ATGGACAAAAACGATGTCAAAGCACGCGTTAAAAAGGTAATCGCCCAGGTGCTTAATCTGGATGAAGCAGAAATTGGAGACAACGCCAATTTTGTCTTTGATCTGGGCGCGGATTCCCGACAGAGCCTGGAGTTGGTGGCCGCCTTTGAAGAAGAATTCGATATCGAAATGGATGAGGATAAGGCGCTTGAAGTGCAAAATGTGGCCGACGCTGTTGAATTTATTGCGCAGTATCTGGATTAA
- a CDS encoding penicillin acylase family protein, which translates to MRRKILQLMLVIFVVVALLVVVASFWGYATFKSSLPVLEGEVQIPLLKESVTVYRDSMGIPQVVARSETDAYFALGYLHAADRLFQIDLTRRVATGRLSELLGPSTLYIDRYQRMLGHYRLAKKFVAQLDSQDRERLQAYLKGIAYWVKHTDALPFEYLLLRKEFKPYTMEELMSVLSFQTWFANYLQSSDTRFLQIAERLGREKAKDFEKPYPVWAPFTVPQQNQFSLQTWLFKRYFSEDLLPYHMAHSSNSWVVAPQKSASGFAMLASDPHLETRRLPQFWYLCGLHVNAANLHVLGISTPGLPFTIMGHNGKAAWAFTVGGIDVSEIYQEKRHPQDSTLYFNGHKWYRCQTLVDTIYISGEDEPYILRYKQTENGPVIWTADSMKADYALHWAGFDVNLAKSVQAAFRLAKLDNFEDFRRAVTSFGALDANWTYADIRGNIGYQLGTPIPIRPFKSTKLPVPGWIDSLKWQGFQPLEKTPHSLNPQRGWLATCNNKQDDANLDYPLMGKFAADRILRISELLSQNRKFSVQDMQNFQMDRVDRYHQRWQKILLGVLRQNGRYALADRLKKWDGSMESDSREAALVMLFLQNLKKYMLEDELGEQLKFLFDDRFEQIYLQGPDDYFDDLRTKDKIESREEITNRALQTTLEQWQDRPWGEFLTLTMAHPFARVPLLSNVLNLKYGPIPWGGSEATLNAAFFWEDKQNPGHFKAIVGPSWRFVIDFSDPDQASFVLPAGISGNPLSPYFFNFFEYWKSGKRWIVPISPEKIKQRAKLTLKLTPMTDRE; encoded by the coding sequence TTTTAGAGGGCGAAGTCCAAATTCCGCTGTTAAAAGAATCCGTAACCGTTTATCGGGACAGCATGGGAATTCCGCAAGTTGTAGCCCGCAGCGAAACGGACGCCTATTTTGCGCTGGGTTACCTGCATGCCGCAGATCGTCTGTTTCAGATCGACTTAACGCGCCGCGTGGCCACCGGTCGGCTAAGCGAACTGTTAGGGCCTTCCACTTTGTATATCGATCGGTACCAGCGCATGTTGGGCCACTACCGGCTGGCTAAAAAGTTTGTTGCGCAATTGGATTCGCAGGATCGGGAACGCTTGCAGGCTTATTTAAAAGGCATTGCCTACTGGGTTAAACATACCGACGCCCTGCCTTTTGAGTACCTGCTTTTACGCAAGGAGTTTAAACCCTACACCATGGAAGAACTGATGAGCGTGCTCAGCTTTCAGACCTGGTTTGCCAATTATTTGCAATCATCCGATACCCGGTTCTTGCAGATCGCCGAACGCCTGGGAAGGGAAAAAGCGAAAGATTTTGAAAAACCGTATCCCGTGTGGGCGCCTTTTACGGTGCCGCAGCAAAACCAATTTTCACTGCAAACATGGTTGTTTAAGCGGTATTTTTCTGAAGATTTATTACCTTACCACATGGCGCACTCTTCCAATTCGTGGGTGGTCGCTCCGCAAAAAAGCGCAAGCGGCTTTGCCATGCTGGCCAGCGATCCGCACCTGGAAACGCGTCGGCTGCCGCAGTTCTGGTATTTGTGCGGGTTGCATGTAAACGCCGCCAATCTGCATGTGCTGGGCATCAGTACGCCTGGGCTGCCCTTTACCATCATGGGCCACAATGGAAAGGCGGCCTGGGCGTTTACCGTGGGCGGCATTGACGTCAGCGAAATTTATCAGGAAAAGCGCCATCCGCAGGACAGCACCCTGTACTTTAACGGACATAAGTGGTATCGATGTCAGACCCTGGTGGATACCATTTACATCAGCGGAGAAGACGAGCCGTACATTCTGCGCTACAAGCAGACCGAAAACGGTCCCGTTATCTGGACAGCGGATTCCATGAAAGCGGATTATGCCTTGCACTGGGCGGGCTTTGATGTAAATCTGGCCAAAAGCGTTCAGGCCGCCTTCCGCCTGGCTAAATTGGATAATTTTGAAGATTTTCGGCGAGCGGTTACCAGTTTTGGCGCGCTGGACGCCAACTGGACCTATGCCGACATCAGGGGCAATATTGGCTACCAGCTGGGCACGCCCATTCCCATTCGTCCTTTTAAATCAACCAAATTACCCGTTCCCGGCTGGATCGATTCTTTAAAATGGCAGGGCTTTCAACCGCTGGAAAAAACGCCGCACAGCTTAAATCCGCAGCGGGGCTGGCTGGCAACCTGCAACAATAAACAGGACGACGCCAACCTGGATTATCCTTTGATGGGCAAATTTGCCGCGGATCGCATTTTACGCATTTCCGAATTATTGTCTCAGAATCGTAAATTCAGTGTTCAAGACATGCAGAACTTTCAAATGGATCGTGTGGATCGTTACCACCAGCGCTGGCAAAAAATTCTGCTCGGCGTGCTCAGGCAAAATGGACGCTACGCCCTGGCCGATCGCCTGAAAAAGTGGGACGGCTCCATGGAATCCGATTCCCGCGAGGCGGCGCTGGTCATGCTCTTTTTGCAAAATCTTAAAAAATATATGCTGGAAGACGAGCTGGGAGAGCAGTTGAAGTTTTTATTCGACGACCGCTTCGAGCAAATTTATTTGCAGGGCCCGGACGATTATTTCGACGATTTACGAACCAAAGATAAGATCGAAAGCAGGGAAGAGATTACCAACCGTGCCTTACAAACAACCCTTGAGCAGTGGCAGGATCGCCCGTGGGGCGAGTTTTTGACCTTAACCATGGCCCATCCCTTTGCGCGCGTTCCGCTGTTAAGTAATGTGCTGAATCTTAAATATGGCCCCATACCATGGGGTGGTAGCGAGGCCACGTTGAACGCCGCTTTTTTTTGGGAGGACAAACAAAATCCCGGACATTTTAAAGCGATTGTGGGGCCAAGCTGGCGCTTTGTCATTGATTTTAGCGATCCGGATCAGGCCAGCTTTGTCCTGCCGGCCGGCATTTCCGGTAATCCGCTTAGCCCCTACTTTTTTAACTTTTTCGAATACTGGAAAAGCGGCAAACGCTGGATAGTGCCTATTTCACCGGAAAAAATAAAACAACGCGCAAAGCTTACATTAAAACTGACGCCGATGACAGACAGGGAGTGA